The Accipiter gentilis chromosome 9, bAccGen1.1, whole genome shotgun sequence genome includes a region encoding these proteins:
- the PWWP2B gene encoding PWWP domain-containing protein 2B produces MAEAAAAVEEAAAAAAAGAPPSPRVGAWLPVLVEQMVNDTLVVTLSCGERRFTGVLLDCTKKSGLFCLPSSFPKHEDPPTDTCANGVADGGDAVQGETERQSAGEKPPKGNSDEQVPPLLPPPPPGSLPPYPPYFEGAPFPRPLWLRHTYNQWVPQPPPRTIKRTRRRLSRNRDPGRLIMSTIRLRPRQVLCEKCKNTLNPEDANTARQNAKTRRKLSIQDKEQKKHSESDYMEKRNKREKREDDKFSGELVHRTPVIKISYSTPQGKGEVVKIPSRVHGSVKPFCPERILQNGGEDQEETRDSERCRETKCLMDKSAGSQLASIPKLKLTRPVHSSADVPPPKIRLKPHRINDGQSVSIYKAELIDEINVLQSSRESNAGTFYNDESTDRSLAEISSGSSGEDDDFKRFPQGKDGHDNLAFLMNYRKRKADSSSLSVCSNDSLDESKSSSSEVTSPEMCDFLPGDDASVSSSSKDERKIVPPLTVRLHTQSVSKCVTEDGRTVSVGDIVWGKIHGFPWWPARVLDINLSQKENGEPSWREAKVSWFGSPTTSFLSVSKLSPFSEFFKLRFNRKKKGMYRKAITEAAKAVEHLTPEIRDLLTQFET; encoded by the exons atggccgaggcggcggcggcggtggaggaggcggcggcggcggcggcggcgggggcgccgcCGTCGCCGCGGGTGGGCGCGTGGCTGCCGGTGCTGGTGGAGCAGATGGTGAACGACACGCTGGTGGTCACGCTGAGCTGCGGGGAGCGCCGCTTCACCGGCGTCCTGCTCGACTGCACCAAGAA GTCCGGATTGTTTTGTCTCCCATCCTCCTTTCCCAAGCACGAGGACCCTCCCACTGACACTTGCGCTAACGGAGTTGCTGATGGCGGAGATGCCGTGCAGGGCGAGACAGAGCGGCAGTCTGCTGGTGAAAAGCCTCCCAAAGGAAACAGTGATGAGCAAGTAccccccctcctgcctcccccaccgCCTGGCAGCCTTCCTCCTTACCCCCCCTACTTCGAGGGAGCTCCCTTTCCCCGTCCGCTATGGCTACGGCACACGTACAACCAGTGGGTTCCTCAGCCACCGCCACGGACTATAAAGAGGACGAGGAGGCGTTTATCACGGAATAGAGACCCGGGAAGGCTTATCATGAGCACTATCAGGCTACGGCCAAGACAGGTGCTCTGTGAGAAGTGTAAAAACACTCTGAACCCCGAGGATGCAAACACAGCTAGGCAGAACGCTAAAACCAGGAGGAAGCTGAGCATTCaggacaaagagcagaaaaagcacAGTGAGTCCGACTACatggagaaaaggaacaaaagagaaaagagagaggatgACAAGTTTTCTGGGGAACTAGTACATCGAACGCCAGTTATAAAAATATCCTACAGTACTCCACAAGGGAAAGGCGAAGTTGTAAAAATCCCTTCCCGGGTTCATGGCTCAGTCAAACCGTTTTGTCCAGAGCGAATATTGCAGAACGGAGGAGAGGACCAAGAGGAGACCAGAGACTCTGAACGGTGTCGAGAAACCAAATGTTTAATGGACAAGTCAGCAGGCAGCCAGCTTGCTTCCATTCCAAAACTGAAGCTTACGCGGCCGGTGCATTCCAGTGCGGATGTCCCACCCCCAAAGATACGGCTGAAGCCCCATCGCATAAATGATGGTCAGAGTGTTTCAATTTATAAGGCAGAACTTATTGACGAAATAAATGTCCTTCAGAGCAGCAGGGAGTCCAATGCTGGCACATTTTACAATGATGAATCCACAGACAGAAGTTTAGCTGAGATATCTTCAGGGAGTTCAGGTGAAGATGATGACTTTAAAAGATTTCCCCAGGGTAAAGATGGGCATGATAACTTGGCTTTCCTTATGAATTATCGTAAAAGAAAAGCCGATTCTTCTAGTTTATCGGTGTGTAGTAATGACAGTCTAGATGAATCCAAGTCTTCTAGTTCAGAAGTAACATCACCAGAAATGTGTGACTTTTTGCCTGGTGATGATGCATCCGTCTCTTCATCTTCAAAAGATGAGCGTAAAATTGTGCCACCACTAACAGTTAGACTGCATACCCAAAGTGTGTCTAAATGTGTCACAGAAGATGGAAGAACTGTTTCAGTGGGGGATATTGTTTGGGGTAAAATTCATGGTTTTCCATGGTGGCCAGCACGTGTTCTTGACATAAACCTTAGTCAGAAGGAAAACGGAGAACCTTCGTGGCGAGAAGCTAAAGTATCATGGTTTGGTTCTCCAACGACTTCATTCTTATCTGTTTCAAAACTCTCTCCTTTCTCTGAATTTTTCAAACTGAGATTTAATCGCAAGAAGAAAGGGATGTATCGGAAAGCTATCACAGAAGCTGCAAAGGCAGTAGAGCATCTGACTCCAGAAATAAGAGATCTCTTAACACAGTTTGAGACATAA